A stretch of Arachis hypogaea cultivar Tifrunner chromosome 15, arahy.Tifrunner.gnm2.J5K5, whole genome shotgun sequence DNA encodes these proteins:
- the LOC112748272 gene encoding telomere repeat-binding factor 2 isoform X3 has product MGAPKQKWTAEEEAALKAGVVKHGAGKWRTILTDPEFSAILRMRSNVDLKDKWRNINVTAIWGSRQKAKLALKKNLPIPKIDCNHMAISTVVQRDEVADYKPLAISGGASQSANSKEHISSGRLDTLILESIIKLKEPKGSDRAAIAAYIEDQYSCPPNLRKLLSAKLKHMVASGKLMKVKHKYRITGNSTISEKRRGSSLLLLEGRPKDSPKSEKTDVSLLSKSQIDAELSKMKGVTAQEAAAAAAKAVAEAEVAIAEAEAAAREAEAAEAEAEAARVFAKAAMKALKCKALHI; this is encoded by the exons ATGGGTGCGCCTAAGCAGAAATGGActgcagaagaagaagcagcgctCAAAGCTGGAGTAGTCAAACATGGGGCTGGAAAATGGCGCACAATACTTACAGACCCAGAGTTTAGTGCCATTCTGCGCATGCGATCAAATGTAGATCTCAAG GACAAATGGAGGAATATAAATGTGACAGCAATATGGGGATCCAGGCAGAAAGCAAAGCTTGCCCTAAAAAAGAACCTACCAATTCCCAAAATTGACTGTAACCACATGGCCATAAGTACTGTAGTTCAACGGGATGAAGTTGCTGATTATAAGCCTCTGGCAATTTCTGGCGGAGCATCACAATCTGCTAATTCAAAAGAACACATATCAAG TGGCAGGTTGGATACTCTCATACTAGAGTCCATTATCAAGTTAAAAGAGCCGAAAGGTTCTGACCGGGCTGCCATTGCTGCTTACATAGAG GATCAATACTCATGTCCTCCGAACCTCAGAAAGTTACTGTCAGCAAAACTGAAGCATATGGTAGCAAGTGGAAAGTTAATGAAG GTAAAGCATAAGTACAGAATTACAGGAAATTCAACAATCTCTGAGAAGAGAAGAGGCTCTTCCTTGTTACTTTTGGAAGGAAGGCCAAAAGATTCCCCCAAATCAGAGAAGACTGATGTCAGCCTCCTTTCAAAATCCCAAATTGATGCAGAGCTATCAAAAATGAAAGGTGTGACAGCTCAAGAGGCAGCGGCTGCAGCTGCAAAAGCAGTTGCAGAAGCTGAAGTTGCCATTGCTGAGGCTGAGGCAGCAGCTAGGGAGGCAGAAGCTGCAGAAGCGGAAGCAGAGGCTGCACGGGTATTTGCAAAAGCAGCAATGAAAGCACTAAAATGCAAAGCGCTTCATATCTG A
- the LOC112748274 gene encoding ADP-ribosylation factor-like protein 8a, with protein sequence MGLWEAFLNWLRSLFFKQEMELSLIGLQNAGKTSLVNVVATGGYSEDMIPTVGFNMRKVTKGNVTIKLWDLGGQPRFRSMWERYCRAVSAIVYVVDAADPDNLSISRSELHDLLSKPSLNGIPLLVLGNKIDKAGALSKQALTDQMDLKSITDREVCCFMISCKNSTNIDSVIDWLVKHSKSKS encoded by the exons ATGGGGCTGTGGGAAGCTTTTCTCAATTGGCTACGCAG CCTATTCTTCAAGCAGGAAATGGAGCTATCTCTGATAGGACTCCAGAATGCTGGAAAGACTTCCCTTGTAAATGTTGTTGCT ACTGGCGGATATAGTGAGGACATGATTCCCACT GTGGGATTCAATATGAGGAAGGTAACAAAAGGCAATGTTACAATAAAGCTATGGGATCTTGGAGGGCAACCTAGGTTCCGCAGCATGTGGGAACGTTACTGTCGTGCAGTTTCTGCTATTGT TTATGTTGTTGATGCTGCTGATCCAGATAACCTTAGCATATCAAGAAGCGAACTTCATGATTTGCTGAGTAAGCCATCATTGAATGGCATCCCTCTGTTGGTGTTGGGGAATAAGATCGACAAAGCAGGGGCTCTGTCTAAGCAAGCTTTGACTGATCAGAT GGATCTGAAGTCGATTACTGACAGAGAAGTTTGCTGCTTCATGATCTCATGCAAAAACTCGACGAACATTGATTCTGTTATTGATTGGCTTGTGAAGCATTCCAAGTCAAAGAGCTGA
- the LOC112748272 gene encoding telomere repeat-binding factor 2 isoform X2: MGAPKQKWTAEEEAALKAGVVKHGAGKWRTILTDPEFSAILRMRSNVDLKDKWRNINVTAIWGSRQKAKLALKKNLPIPKIDCNHMAISTVVQRDEVADYKPLAISGGASQSANSKEHISSNMRFDSGRLDTLILESIIKLKEPKGSDRAAIAAYIEDQYSCPPNLRKLLSAKLKHMVASGKLMKVKHKYRITGNSTISEKRRGSSLLLLEGRPKDSPKSEKTDVSLLSKSQIDAELSKMKGVTAQEAAAAAAKAVAEAEVAIAEAEAAAREAEAAEAEAEAARVFAKAAMKALKCKALHI, encoded by the exons ATGGGTGCGCCTAAGCAGAAATGGActgcagaagaagaagcagcgctCAAAGCTGGAGTAGTCAAACATGGGGCTGGAAAATGGCGCACAATACTTACAGACCCAGAGTTTAGTGCCATTCTGCGCATGCGATCAAATGTAGATCTCAAG GACAAATGGAGGAATATAAATGTGACAGCAATATGGGGATCCAGGCAGAAAGCAAAGCTTGCCCTAAAAAAGAACCTACCAATTCCCAAAATTGACTGTAACCACATGGCCATAAGTACTGTAGTTCAACGGGATGAAGTTGCTGATTATAAGCCTCTGGCAATTTCTGGCGGAGCATCACAATCTGCTAATTCAAAAGAACACATATCAAG CAATATGCGTTTTGACAGTGGCAGGTTGGATACTCTCATACTAGAGTCCATTATCAAGTTAAAAGAGCCGAAAGGTTCTGACCGGGCTGCCATTGCTGCTTACATAGAG GATCAATACTCATGTCCTCCGAACCTCAGAAAGTTACTGTCAGCAAAACTGAAGCATATGGTAGCAAGTGGAAAGTTAATGAAG GTAAAGCATAAGTACAGAATTACAGGAAATTCAACAATCTCTGAGAAGAGAAGAGGCTCTTCCTTGTTACTTTTGGAAGGAAGGCCAAAAGATTCCCCCAAATCAGAGAAGACTGATGTCAGCCTCCTTTCAAAATCCCAAATTGATGCAGAGCTATCAAAAATGAAAGGTGTGACAGCTCAAGAGGCAGCGGCTGCAGCTGCAAAAGCAGTTGCAGAAGCTGAAGTTGCCATTGCTGAGGCTGAGGCAGCAGCTAGGGAGGCAGAAGCTGCAGAAGCGGAAGCAGAGGCTGCACGGGTATTTGCAAAAGCAGCAATGAAAGCACTAAAATGCAAAGCGCTTCATATCTG A
- the LOC112748272 gene encoding telomere repeat-binding factor 2 isoform X1: protein MGAPKQKWTAEEEAALKAGVVKHGAGKWRTILTDPEFSAILRMRSNVDLKDKWRNINVTAIWGSRQKAKLALKKNLPIPKIDCNHMAISTVVQRDEVADYKPLAISGGASQSANSKEHISSSNMRFDSGRLDTLILESIIKLKEPKGSDRAAIAAYIEDQYSCPPNLRKLLSAKLKHMVASGKLMKVKHKYRITGNSTISEKRRGSSLLLLEGRPKDSPKSEKTDVSLLSKSQIDAELSKMKGVTAQEAAAAAAKAVAEAEVAIAEAEAAAREAEAAEAEAEAARVFAKAAMKALKCKALHI from the exons ATGGGTGCGCCTAAGCAGAAATGGActgcagaagaagaagcagcgctCAAAGCTGGAGTAGTCAAACATGGGGCTGGAAAATGGCGCACAATACTTACAGACCCAGAGTTTAGTGCCATTCTGCGCATGCGATCAAATGTAGATCTCAAG GACAAATGGAGGAATATAAATGTGACAGCAATATGGGGATCCAGGCAGAAAGCAAAGCTTGCCCTAAAAAAGAACCTACCAATTCCCAAAATTGACTGTAACCACATGGCCATAAGTACTGTAGTTCAACGGGATGAAGTTGCTGATTATAAGCCTCTGGCAATTTCTGGCGGAGCATCACAATCTGCTAATTCAAAAGAACACATATCAAG CAGCAATATGCGTTTTGACAGTGGCAGGTTGGATACTCTCATACTAGAGTCCATTATCAAGTTAAAAGAGCCGAAAGGTTCTGACCGGGCTGCCATTGCTGCTTACATAGAG GATCAATACTCATGTCCTCCGAACCTCAGAAAGTTACTGTCAGCAAAACTGAAGCATATGGTAGCAAGTGGAAAGTTAATGAAG GTAAAGCATAAGTACAGAATTACAGGAAATTCAACAATCTCTGAGAAGAGAAGAGGCTCTTCCTTGTTACTTTTGGAAGGAAGGCCAAAAGATTCCCCCAAATCAGAGAAGACTGATGTCAGCCTCCTTTCAAAATCCCAAATTGATGCAGAGCTATCAAAAATGAAAGGTGTGACAGCTCAAGAGGCAGCGGCTGCAGCTGCAAAAGCAGTTGCAGAAGCTGAAGTTGCCATTGCTGAGGCTGAGGCAGCAGCTAGGGAGGCAGAAGCTGCAGAAGCGGAAGCAGAGGCTGCACGGGTATTTGCAAAAGCAGCAATGAAAGCACTAAAATGCAAAGCGCTTCATATCTG A
- the LOC112748269 gene encoding NADH dehydrogenase [ubiquinone] iron-sulfur protein 4, mitochondrial isoform X2, whose translation MAYSVQRAASHGRGLRTVLGGALRPFSSDALVEKPKPGEIGLVSGIPDDHLRRRVVIYSPARTATQQGSGKVGRWKINFLSTQKWENPLMGWTSTGDPYAHVGDSALYFDNEESAKEFAERHGWEYVVCVNVQFLG comes from the exons ATGGCATACTCTGTGCAACGTGCGGCGAGCCATGGCCGTGGCCTACGCACCGTTTTGGGAGGCGCCTTGCGTCCATTCTCCTCCGACGCGTTGGTGGAGAAGCCCAAACCAGGCGAGATCGGATTGGTTTCCGGTATTCCCGACGATCACCTTCGTCGTAGG GTTGTAATTTACTCTCCTGCTAGAACTGCTACTCAACAAGGATCTGGAAAGGTTGGAAGGTGGAAGATTAACTTTTTGTCAACCCAAAA GTGGGAGAATCCGTTGATGGGCTGGACATCAACTGGAGACCCCTATGCCCATGTTGGCGATTCTGCCCTGTATTTTGATAATGAAGAATCAGCCAAGGAATTTGCTGAGAGACATGGCTGGGAGTATGTGGTATGTGTAAATGTACAATTTTTGG GTTAA
- the LOC112748269 gene encoding NADH dehydrogenase [ubiquinone] iron-sulfur protein 4, mitochondrial isoform X1 → MAYSVQRAASHGRGLRTVLGGALRPFSSDALVEKPKPGEIGLVSGIPDDHLRRRVVIYSPARTATQQGSGKVGRWKINFLSTQKWENPLMGWTSTGDPYAHVGDSALYFDNEESAKEFAERHGWEYVVKKPHTPLLKVKAYADNFKWKGLPTKPDSEQ, encoded by the exons ATGGCATACTCTGTGCAACGTGCGGCGAGCCATGGCCGTGGCCTACGCACCGTTTTGGGAGGCGCCTTGCGTCCATTCTCCTCCGACGCGTTGGTGGAGAAGCCCAAACCAGGCGAGATCGGATTGGTTTCCGGTATTCCCGACGATCACCTTCGTCGTAGG GTTGTAATTTACTCTCCTGCTAGAACTGCTACTCAACAAGGATCTGGAAAGGTTGGAAGGTGGAAGATTAACTTTTTGTCAACCCAAAA GTGGGAGAATCCGTTGATGGGCTGGACATCAACTGGAGACCCCTATGCCCATGTTGGCGATTCTGCCCTGTATTTTGATAATGAAGAATCAGCCAAGGAATTTGCTGAGAGACATGGCTGGGAGTATGTG GTCAAGAAGCCACACACACCATTGTTGAAG GTTAAAGCATATGCAGACAATTTTAAGTGGAAAGGTCTACCCACCAAACCTGATTCGGAGCAGTAA
- the LOC114925316 gene encoding uncharacterized protein, with protein MRTENPAMCEWANRMEYERWTQHKDGGRRYGHMTTNISECVNSVLKGTRNLPVTSLVKSTYLRLAELFVVRGQTAEAQLGSGHRFSQAVVKAIERNLKESRCFTVTVFDRHHLDYTVADTTPTGKFSLGSYRVSLRDRTCDCGYFQALHYPCCHALACCAQSRLDWATYVDEVYIMSEVFKVYEMSFSPCIPEGLWPPYDGPTVIPDPGMRRAREGRPRSTRIRNNMDEADTSRPKRCGLCRQPGHTRRVCPQRGSTSGM; from the coding sequence ATGAGGACGGAGAACCCGGCCATGTGCGAATGGGCAAACAGAATGGAGTATGAGAGGTGGACACAGCACAAGGATGGGGGGAGAAGATACGGTCACATGACGACCAACATCTCTGAGTGTGTGAACTCTGTCTTGAAGGGCACAAGAAACCTACCGGTGACGTCTCTGGTTAAGTCGACATATCTCCGGCTGGCCGAGTTGTTTGTTGTCCGGGGGCAGACGGCAGAGGCACAGTTAGGGTCCGGGCACCGGTTTTCACAGGCAGTAGTTAAGGCCATTGAGCGTAATCTGAAGGAAtcgaggtgcttcacggtgacagTGTTTGATAGGCATCACCTTGACTATACTGTGGCTGACACGACGCCCACCGGCAAATTCTCTTTGGGTAGCTATCGGGTTTCTCTGAGGGATCGCACATGCGATTGTGGATACTTCCAGGCGCTGCACTACCCCTGCTGCCATGCCCTCGCATGCTGTGCGCAGTCACGGCTAGATTGGGCAACTTATGTGGATGAGGTGTACATCATGTCTGAGGTCTTTAAGGTGTATGAGATGTCCTTTTCACCATGTATTCCAGAGGGGCTTTGGCCACCATATGACGGGCCGACGGTTATACCCGACCCGGGCATGAGAAGGGCAAGAGAAGGACGACCACGGTCCACCCGCATCCGCAACAACATGGACGAAGCCGACACCAGCCGACCTAAGAGGTGTGGTCTGTGCAGGCAGCCCGGTCATACCCGACGGGTTTGCCCTCAGCGAGGTTCTACTAGTGGGATGTAG
- the LOC112748283 gene encoding uncharacterized protein — MLNSTQRLLLLAILFLPFISDPFLFQNKCSVSGSPIQGRTINRPDPLRHFKRYNGGFDVRNKHYLASAAFTGVHGYTFAGVWLLCGLAFTIFILANKFLRGGLSSPPCLHHYYLHVFLLLLFFTSLAIVASSLVLVVSQKTLRRTEKLKETVVGIGKDALETIGRVMKTTKQMQFLLIPYNPEICDRLNSTTQDLRSNSRVIRRFIDTTGQSFHKATHTSYVAHLIIVVVNLATLVGALVWPLLLHSRPGFIIVISCFWILTSLCWFLTGFDFFLHTFADDACSAFEDFEQNPQNSSLGSMLPCVNASFSGKLITEIGYTIHSFIVELNSNMSVAYRLLGVVGEQSEEIMGVIKICDPFSAAPNYTYIPQSCSQGAIPIGETSKILAKFTCHKEKTREECRKEGRFITESSYNMAHAYSRSIQDLLDIYPDLQRLSNCTLVKNKVTEIVEHQCRPIRTSTTLLWSSMISLSIIMVILVLAWVAEAFLCWDKPLSIYSHI, encoded by the exons ATGCTCAACTCAACCCAGCGCCTCTTGCTTCTTGCAATATTGTTTTTGCCATTCATTTCTGATCCCTTCTTGTTCCAAAATAAATGCTCAGTGTCGGGGTCACCTATTCAAGGAAGAACCATCAACAGACCCGATCCTTTAAGACACTTCAAACGTTACAATGGAGGTTTCGATGTTCGAAACAAACATTACCTCGCT TCTGCGGCATTTACAGGAGTCCATGGATACACATTTGCCGGAGTGTGGTTGTTATGTGGCCTAGCCTTCACCATTTTCATCTTAGCCAACAAGTTCCTAAGAGGTGGCTTAAGCTCACCACCATGTTTGCACCATTATTATCTCCATGTTTTCCTCTTGCTTCTATTCTTCACCTCTCTCGCCAT AGTTGCTTCCAGTTTGGTCCTCGTGGTGAGTCAGAAGACCCTTCGGAGGACAGAAAAACTGAAAGAAACTGTGGTTGGCATAGGCAAAGATGCTCTAGAGACCATAGGCAGAGTGATGAAGACAACGAAACAAATGCAGTTCCTTTTGATTCCATACAATCCAGAGATTTGTGATCGATTGAATTCCACTACTCAAGATCTCCGAAGCAATTCGCGCGTCATCCGTCGTTTTATCGATACAACTGGCCAATCCTTTCACAAAGCCACTCATACTTC GTATGTAGCACATTTGATTATTGTGGTCGTCAACTTAGCCACTCTGGTTGGAGCGCTTG TTTGGCCGCTGTTGCTGCATTCGCGCCCTGGATTTATAAT CGTAATTTCCTGCTTTTGGATCTTGACAAGCCTGTGCTGGTTCTTGACGGGTTTTGATTTTTTCCTTCACAC TTTTGCTGATGATGCATGCTCTGCCTTTGAGGATTTCGAACAAAATCCACAGAACAGTAGCCTTGGCTCCATGTTGCCGTGCGTTAATGCATCATTCTCCGGCAAATTGATTACTGAAATAGGATACACCATCCACAGTTTCATAGTTGAG TTGAATTCCAATATGTCAGTGGCTTATCGGCTGCTAGGAGTAGTAGGTGAACAAAGTGAAGAAATAATGGGAGTAATCAAGATTTGTGACCCTTTCTCTGCAGCTCCAAACTATACCTACATTCCACAAAGCTGCTCCCAAGGTGCCATCCCAATTGGCGAAACATCAAAA ATACTTGCAAAGTTTACATGCCACAAAGAGAAGACAAGAGAGGAATGCAGAAAAGAGGGAAGATTTATAACAGAATCGTCGTACAACATGGCTCATGCCTATAGCAGATCCATTCAGGACTTGTTGGACATATATCCAGACTTGCAAAGGCTGTCAAATTGCACCTTGGTAAAGAACAAAGTTACTGAAATTGTGGAGCATCAGTGCAGGCCAATAAGAACTTCAACAACATTGTTGTGGTCTTCTATGATATCTCTCTCCATCATCATGGTTATCTTGGTCTTAGCATGGGTAGCGGAGGCTTTTCTCTGCTGGGACAAACCCCTCTCTATATACTCTCACATCTAG